Proteins encoded together in one Planctopirus ephydatiae window:
- a CDS encoding coiled-coil domain-containing protein, protein MGAIFSFGLEDRLSPGMGAVADSLANVTIAAKEATEGEKGLEETQKRLSATMDEMGKRFEAVSNSQRGWTGAATDAAEATVKYRLAVNASREGMAVYQRIINESDGSLNSYARTVRHAELITKGMGNAVDNTARDLVRMTRSAEPIAKTLDSVGKSAQALREPLSQAAQLTRSNRAAWAAMDEAALKTLNGPLQQTSRLVRANTAAWVEMDQAILRTARSGDAFRAWASRPAATVATRAAGSAAANTLAGRVAGTAFMGARVATGTSALAFTGGIYAARGVASVTGMRESKTENREDFSNSTDEQVEAFNKLADISTKTGRDIESVMQEAGKTWEDFGVKIVPAMESNLDRIDAATGKLKSKIVGDFKAAGAAVLDYYTGPITRAVGGVWKEIDATVTRGSDNMVKNIELIGQGWDYTTESANAYFATFTGESKSVKEYREQAKSLRELTEWHEKMEAHREKEVGHFERLRASNAQIEVGVKAQAEARRIAGLETFEQIEAEIRKQKESAGLRAAALQFDENAQKAHTELILRLENQKAEAVQRSAKMKAESERVYREEQARFEQEREQEYNAHLQRIVDASRKRYDDEVAYRKLVYSEAAQTQEEQIQNQQAAALEMMRAEGASTKDLAQQKIRMLEAERDRAIAASKTREERLKAEHEFARRLSKETTAYAVAAHREELEATRKAEDEKRKQIEETAARRRQLAGEGLQKAGFDAQRFLNQQDPAAVRKQLQTRAGVLAARRFDAANRGALQHGSDTQRKRLAVQRKKVVEQARRDAFQKDRMGQTDPGQRVAAQRDLAQANIDAMKGTGQLAKEQIDVMEEQLKAAVETQRTVGELQARLERIEVTSKQLGENAAAQRQRAQRGSVR, encoded by the coding sequence ATGGGTGCAATCTTTTCATTTGGTCTGGAGGATCGACTCTCACCAGGGATGGGAGCTGTGGCCGATTCTCTGGCCAATGTGACGATTGCGGCCAAAGAAGCAACGGAGGGGGAGAAGGGGCTCGAAGAAACTCAAAAGCGACTCTCGGCCACCATGGACGAGATGGGCAAGCGGTTTGAAGCCGTCTCGAACTCGCAGCGAGGTTGGACCGGAGCGGCCACCGATGCGGCGGAAGCCACCGTCAAATACCGCCTGGCAGTCAATGCCAGCCGGGAAGGGATGGCGGTCTATCAGCGGATCATCAACGAGAGTGACGGCTCGCTGAACAGTTATGCCCGAACTGTCCGGCATGCCGAGCTGATCACGAAAGGAATGGGAAACGCCGTCGATAACACGGCTCGCGACCTGGTGCGGATGACTCGATCCGCTGAACCGATTGCGAAAACGCTCGACAGTGTGGGGAAGTCGGCTCAGGCACTCCGGGAACCCTTGAGCCAGGCGGCCCAGTTGACGCGCTCAAACCGTGCCGCCTGGGCGGCGATGGATGAGGCCGCACTCAAGACACTCAATGGGCCCCTGCAACAGACTTCACGGCTGGTCAGGGCGAATACAGCCGCCTGGGTTGAAATGGATCAGGCGATTCTCCGCACGGCTCGCAGCGGCGATGCGTTCCGGGCCTGGGCGTCGCGGCCGGCAGCCACCGTCGCCACACGGGCCGCTGGAAGTGCAGCGGCCAATACCCTGGCAGGGCGAGTGGCTGGAACGGCGTTCATGGGGGCCCGAGTCGCCACAGGTACCTCGGCTCTGGCCTTCACGGGTGGGATCTATGCGGCCCGAGGCGTGGCCAGTGTGACCGGGATGCGGGAGAGTAAGACCGAAAACCGCGAAGACTTTTCGAACTCGACCGATGAGCAGGTGGAGGCATTCAACAAACTGGCGGACATCTCCACAAAAACCGGTCGTGACATTGAAAGTGTGATGCAGGAGGCCGGGAAGACGTGGGAAGATTTCGGGGTAAAGATTGTTCCGGCGATGGAATCGAACCTCGATCGCATCGACGCTGCCACGGGAAAACTGAAATCCAAGATCGTGGGAGATTTCAAGGCGGCCGGAGCTGCGGTGCTCGATTACTACACCGGACCCATTACGCGGGCGGTCGGGGGCGTCTGGAAAGAGATCGATGCCACTGTCACCCGTGGCTCGGACAACATGGTCAAGAACATCGAGCTGATTGGCCAGGGGTGGGACTACACCACGGAAAGTGCCAATGCTTACTTCGCGACCTTCACGGGTGAATCGAAGTCGGTCAAAGAGTATCGCGAGCAGGCGAAATCACTCCGGGAGCTGACTGAATGGCATGAAAAGATGGAGGCCCATCGCGAGAAGGAAGTGGGCCACTTCGAGCGATTGCGGGCCAGCAATGCCCAGATCGAGGTGGGGGTGAAGGCTCAGGCTGAAGCCCGCCGGATTGCGGGGCTGGAGACCTTCGAGCAGATCGAAGCCGAGATCCGCAAGCAGAAGGAATCGGCAGGCTTGCGGGCGGCTGCTCTCCAGTTCGATGAGAACGCCCAGAAGGCTCACACGGAACTGATTCTGAGACTGGAGAACCAGAAGGCGGAAGCCGTCCAGCGATCGGCCAAGATGAAAGCCGAATCGGAACGGGTTTATCGCGAAGAGCAGGCCCGCTTCGAGCAGGAACGGGAGCAGGAATACAACGCGCACCTGCAACGCATCGTCGATGCTTCCAGAAAGCGGTACGACGATGAAGTGGCCTATCGAAAACTCGTCTACTCGGAGGCTGCCCAAACACAAGAGGAGCAGATTCAGAATCAGCAGGCAGCAGCTCTCGAAATGATGCGGGCTGAAGGGGCCTCGACGAAGGATCTGGCCCAGCAGAAAATCCGCATGCTGGAAGCCGAGCGTGACCGGGCCATCGCGGCCAGCAAAACCCGGGAAGAACGTCTGAAGGCGGAACACGAATTCGCCCGGCGGCTCTCCAAAGAAACGACCGCTTATGCCGTGGCCGCTCACCGGGAGGAACTGGAGGCGACTCGGAAGGCCGAGGACGAGAAGCGTAAGCAGATCGAAGAGACAGCGGCCCGTCGTCGCCAGCTGGCGGGTGAGGGGCTGCAGAAGGCGGGCTTCGATGCCCAGAGGTTCCTCAATCAGCAGGATCCCGCCGCTGTGAGAAAGCAGCTGCAGACACGGGCGGGAGTTCTCGCCGCTCGCCGATTTGATGCCGCGAATCGTGGTGCTCTCCAGCATGGGAGTGACACGCAGCGAAAGCGGCTGGCTGTCCAGCGGAAGAAAGTCGTCGAACAAGCCCGGCGTGATGCCTTCCAGAAGGATCGCATGGGCCAGACCGATCCCGGCCAACGTGTGGCCGCTCAGCGTGACCTGGCTCAGGCCAACATTGATGCGATGAAAGGGACGGGGCAACTCGCCAAGGAACAGATCGACGTCATGGAGGAGCAGCTCAAAGCGGCTGTGGAAACACAGCGGACTGTGGGCGAACTGCAGGCCCGCCTGGAACGCATCGAAGTGACCAGCAAACAACTGGGAGAAAACGCCGCTGCCCAGCGGCAACGGGCTCAGCGGGGGAGTGTGCGATGA
- a CDS encoding phage tail tube protein, with protein sequence MPTDLQILTGQESFLALVDETTWGEYPDPATLIHLPVDTYDVEYVAETRNATPFTGYRQRQHGRRFRGMPSGNLNTNLFGFRQAEGLPSLAEFLLTWAFGSPEAKFRASKSANWYEGLNVDNQRHRGLRVNQATLAGQEGGAITLALALMGRDQQGQTDVGNAPAVPFDRKKLVEFDFIDSTLTLGGTPIPYGGFSLVTNHNLTAPYLNSPEPISMPAGDTVETVTFSPPKLTNTWSEAIRDLNPEEQEVSATLVLKGLHMGTGAAETDWTQITITMPRLFLRAAKTGRQRGILQQPLEFDVEKPQTSGGNGISIAYADVA encoded by the coding sequence ATGCCAACTGATCTGCAAATTCTGACGGGACAGGAGTCCTTCCTGGCTCTGGTCGACGAAACGACCTGGGGCGAGTATCCCGACCCGGCCACGCTGATTCATCTCCCTGTCGATACCTACGACGTGGAATATGTGGCCGAAACCCGCAATGCGACCCCTTTCACCGGCTACCGTCAAAGGCAGCATGGCCGCCGGTTTCGCGGCATGCCCAGCGGCAACCTCAACACCAATCTGTTCGGGTTTCGCCAGGCGGAAGGGTTACCCAGCCTGGCGGAATTTCTGCTCACCTGGGCCTTCGGGAGTCCGGAAGCCAAGTTTCGGGCATCGAAGTCGGCCAACTGGTACGAAGGTCTCAATGTCGATAACCAGCGGCATCGAGGCCTGCGGGTGAATCAAGCCACGCTCGCTGGCCAGGAGGGAGGAGCCATCACGTTGGCTCTCGCTCTGATGGGCCGAGATCAACAGGGCCAAACGGATGTCGGGAATGCTCCGGCCGTACCATTCGATCGCAAGAAGCTGGTCGAGTTTGATTTCATCGACTCAACGTTGACGCTGGGCGGAACACCCATTCCTTATGGTGGTTTCAGCCTGGTCACAAATCACAACCTGACGGCCCCTTATCTCAATAGTCCGGAACCGATCTCGATGCCGGCGGGAGATACGGTGGAAACGGTCACGTTCAGCCCTCCCAAGCTCACCAATACCTGGTCAGAAGCGATTCGCGACCTGAATCCCGAAGAACAGGAAGTTTCGGCCACGCTGGTTCTCAAAGGCCTCCACATGGGGACGGGAGCTGCGGAAACCGACTGGACGCAGATCACGATCACGATGCCGAGGTTGTTCCTGCGAGCGGCCAAGACCGGTCGACAACGAGGGATCCTGCAGCAGCCGCTGGAGTTCGATGTGGAGAAACCCCAAACCTCCGGAGGGAACGGGATCTCGATCGCTTATGCCGATGTGGCGTAA
- a CDS encoding C1 family peptidase — MNNWKLWLRILLAVLSVAGALCIAPVMLIAPELRQIAEENFGLPSDHMEVAEALHPAAGPFVAADDDPQRNHARELARLDRAALFVEGDQKPFLAQWPVSIQQTGDCTSFALAHAIRDRICVQVAAGRRQKVVEPFPPYLYGAARRSVGAPHIPCGKNGSHPSYAVIALKKFGFITKEEAGQPYSGSLADRWGCSGPPSELMQLGKSRTGDYHRCLTADDVCRAICNGYPCLWGTSFRPAAYEQRDGREVTSRVGSWAHAMEIVGYDGTCSTDPDRQYFLVRNSHPPTDHPEPLGDEPDSSFWITRKQLEADLKAPNSRTPPSGEVYAISDVSGFPAESIDWSSLDRLLKDPAK, encoded by the coding sequence ATGAACAACTGGAAACTCTGGCTCCGCATCCTACTGGCGGTTCTTTCTGTGGCCGGGGCGCTCTGCATCGCTCCCGTGATGCTCATTGCTCCCGAGCTGCGGCAAATCGCTGAAGAAAACTTCGGTCTGCCTTCCGATCACATGGAAGTGGCGGAGGCACTCCACCCGGCAGCCGGGCCATTCGTCGCCGCCGATGATGATCCCCAGCGCAACCATGCCCGGGAACTGGCCCGCCTCGATCGAGCGGCTCTCTTTGTCGAGGGTGACCAGAAGCCGTTCCTGGCTCAATGGCCCGTCTCGATTCAGCAGACGGGTGATTGCACCAGCTTTGCCCTGGCTCACGCGATCCGCGATCGCATCTGTGTTCAGGTGGCCGCTGGCCGACGGCAGAAAGTGGTGGAACCGTTCCCGCCCTATCTGTACGGAGCTGCTCGGCGAAGTGTCGGGGCCCCGCACATCCCCTGCGGGAAGAATGGCTCGCATCCTTCGTATGCCGTGATTGCGTTGAAGAAGTTCGGCTTCATCACGAAGGAAGAAGCGGGGCAGCCTTACAGTGGCAGCCTGGCCGATCGCTGGGGCTGTTCGGGGCCACCGTCGGAACTCATGCAGCTCGGTAAATCCCGGACAGGCGATTATCACCGCTGTTTGACAGCCGATGATGTCTGCCGGGCAATCTGCAACGGGTACCCGTGCCTGTGGGGGACGTCTTTTCGTCCGGCTGCCTATGAACAACGGGACGGGCGAGAAGTCACCAGTCGTGTGGGGAGCTGGGCCCATGCCATGGAGATCGTCGGGTATGACGGCACCTGTTCGACCGATCCCGATCGCCAGTACTTCCTGGTTCGCAACAGCCACCCGCCGACCGATCACCCCGAACCGCTCGGCGACGAACCCGATTCGAGCTTCTGGATCACCCGAAAACAGCTCGAAGCCGACTTGAAGGCTCCCAACTCACGCACGCCCCCCAGTGGGGAAGTCTATGCGATCAGCGATGTCTCCGGCTTCCCGGCCGAGTCGATCGACTGGTCATCCCTCGACCGTTTGCTTAAGGATCCCGCGAAATGA